The following are from one region of the Amycolatopsis sp. QT-25 genome:
- a CDS encoding alpha/beta hydrolase, producing the protein MKRSVLSRIGTLTAAAATVAVLVPATASAAVSSVRWGPCPEDVAAPGVECGTLRVPLDYRKPDGATIDIAVSKLASTKPSKRRGILLTNPGGPGGPGQSMPAGLRAAGMPSSVLDAYDVIGFDPRGIGRSTPVTCDLEPEQQVSNVPPYARDAAAVAERATYVAGIAKQCGESKTAANLPYITTANTARDMDRIREALGEKKLSYYGVSYGSYLGAVYSTLFPRQTDRVVIDSVTGPGGLDPVTSRRLAEGFEDRFPDFAKWAAARHGSYGLGRTPRQVTAKFHELAAKLDGGAVPGVDGAAFRMGTFGALYATKTFPVLAQQWQALDDEGVLKQTAETAQIDPAQLLAGQLHVVCNDGNWPEDVATYQRNVAKDRVRYPMFGAAGANIWACAYWPSESIEPPVRIGDRGPSNILMVQNLRDPATPLSGAKEMRRALGDRARIVTVDEGGHGVWLSDENACGNNAVNRFLVDGERPARDTACAADRGGFFAAMTPEQRQEREKALDEVRSKQRVF; encoded by the coding sequence ATGAAGCGTTCTGTCCTGAGCAGGATCGGGACACTCACGGCCGCGGCGGCGACGGTGGCGGTACTCGTACCGGCCACGGCGTCCGCCGCGGTCTCGTCCGTGCGCTGGGGGCCGTGTCCGGAAGACGTGGCCGCGCCGGGGGTCGAATGCGGCACCTTGCGGGTTCCGCTCGACTACCGGAAGCCCGATGGCGCCACCATCGACATCGCCGTTTCGAAACTCGCCAGCACCAAGCCGTCGAAGCGGCGCGGGATCCTGCTGACGAATCCGGGCGGCCCCGGCGGGCCGGGACAGTCCATGCCCGCCGGGCTGCGGGCGGCCGGTATGCCGTCGAGTGTGCTCGACGCGTACGACGTCATCGGGTTCGATCCGCGCGGGATCGGGCGCAGCACGCCGGTCACCTGCGATCTCGAGCCCGAGCAGCAGGTGAGCAACGTCCCGCCGTACGCGCGTGACGCGGCCGCGGTGGCCGAGCGGGCGACGTACGTGGCCGGTATCGCCAAGCAGTGCGGTGAGTCGAAGACCGCCGCGAACCTGCCGTACATCACCACGGCCAACACCGCCCGCGACATGGACCGCATCCGCGAAGCCCTCGGCGAGAAGAAGCTCTCGTACTACGGCGTCTCGTACGGCAGTTACCTGGGCGCGGTGTACTCGACGCTGTTCCCGCGGCAGACCGATCGCGTCGTGATCGACAGCGTGACCGGCCCGGGCGGGCTCGATCCGGTCACCTCGCGTCGCCTGGCGGAGGGGTTCGAGGACCGCTTCCCGGACTTCGCGAAGTGGGCGGCGGCGCGGCACGGGAGCTACGGGCTGGGCCGTACGCCGCGGCAGGTGACGGCGAAGTTCCACGAACTCGCCGCCAAGCTCGACGGCGGCGCGGTCCCGGGCGTGGACGGCGCGGCGTTCCGGATGGGCACCTTCGGCGCGCTCTACGCGACCAAGACCTTCCCGGTGCTGGCGCAGCAGTGGCAGGCGCTCGACGATGAAGGTGTCCTGAAGCAGACCGCCGAGACGGCACAGATCGACCCGGCGCAGCTGCTGGCCGGCCAGTTGCACGTGGTCTGCAACGACGGGAACTGGCCGGAGGACGTCGCGACCTACCAGCGCAACGTCGCGAAGGACCGGGTGAGGTACCCGATGTTCGGCGCGGCCGGGGCGAACATCTGGGCCTGCGCGTACTGGCCGTCCGAGTCGATCGAGCCGCCGGTGCGGATCGGCGACCGGGGGCCGTCGAACATCCTGATGGTGCAGAACCTGCGTGACCCGGCGACTCCGCTGAGCGGGGCGAAGGAGATGCGCCGCGCGCTCGGTGACCGGGCGCGGATCGTGACCGTGGACGAGGGCGGGCACGGCGTCTGGCTGAGCGACGAGAACGCATGCGGCAACAACGCCGTCAACCGGTTCCTCGTGGACGGCGAGCGCCCCGCGCGCGACACGGCCTGTGCCGCGGACAGGGGCGGGTTCTTCGCTGCGATGACGCCGGAGCAGCGGCAGGAACGCGAGAAGGCGCTCGACGAGGTTCGCTCGAAGCAGCGCGTGTTCTGA
- the moaC gene encoding cyclic pyranopterin monophosphate synthase MoaC yields MSELSHVDHTGAARMVDVSGKTSTARTALAGGTVRTTAEVLGLLATDGLPKGDALATARIAGIMGAKKVPELIPLCHQIALSGVKVEFALAETAVHITATAKTNDRTGVEMEALTAVAVAGLTLHDMIKAVDPAATLDDVRLIRKDGGKTGTWERP; encoded by the coding sequence GTGAGTGAACTCAGCCACGTCGACCATACGGGTGCCGCCCGGATGGTCGACGTTTCCGGCAAGACGTCCACCGCCCGCACCGCGCTGGCGGGGGGCACCGTGCGCACCACGGCTGAGGTGCTCGGCCTGCTGGCGACGGACGGGCTCCCCAAGGGCGACGCCCTCGCGACCGCCCGGATCGCGGGCATCATGGGTGCGAAGAAGGTGCCCGAGCTGATTCCGCTGTGCCACCAGATCGCGCTGTCCGGGGTGAAGGTCGAGTTCGCTCTCGCCGAGACCGCCGTGCACATCACCGCGACCGCGAAGACGAACGACCGGACCGGCGTGGAGATGGAGGCGCTGACCGCCGTCGCCGTCGCCGGGCTGACCCTGCACGACATGATCAAGGCCGTCGATCCCGCGGCGACCCTCGACGACGTCCGCCTGATCCGCAAGGACGGCGGCAAGACCGGGACCTGGGAGCGGCCGTGA